In Mauremys reevesii isolate NIE-2019 linkage group 13, ASM1616193v1, whole genome shotgun sequence, the sequence gatttatagtcagtgtcccaatcccttagttgttaaatgaacattccactcttttgtccatgcattcattcctgggttgggggtaactaagctcaaaaaagcagttgtacatatatctgtaaagcttcattgttttttgtttttaaagtttgagaaaactcgccaaaagtttgttgagtattctcaaaggggggattgttggtgccactaggcctgagtaaaccaaagttgtgactttgggcctgaagtgaaccaaagttcttacatgctgtgaactttaaccagcctaagatgctaacagactgcaagcaaaatgtgtagctgtcagcaatctccgcttgcaaatgtaggagtttggaACAGCagaagcggggaggaggggagagggggaaggaaaatttgtatgcgtttgttctgtgaaggccaaaagataagcctgtggatgagaacttttctaacacgctgaaatgtaatgcctaatgtagctgttgctgggaagggaggggtgagggggaaaaccgaacaaaaggctcacacaaacaaggggggtataaatgttgggaccccgcctgtgagcgggtgtgcaggatttgagaaggctgttctccctggcacctttctttgtgcacaaataaacctggttttgcttctccaccctggtgtgataattagtgcgacgcacaccgggcaacgaaccccgctgttgctccgccttgggctctttgagccAGCAACAGGCGTGACCACGTTGCTGAAGAGCTGCACAGGGGTCACCAGCACTTTGCTCAGCTggggctgtgtgtagaccagggcgCAGGGCCCAAAGAACAGCGTCACTACGGCCAGATGTGAGGCACAAGCGGAGACTGCTTTGCGCCTCCCTTCAGCTGAGTTTATCTTCAGGACAGAGTAGACTATGCGGATGTAGGATGCGAGGATGAGGAGGAAGCAGGCTGTGGGTACCATGCCAATGTTGGTGAAGCTCACCATCTTGATGACATACGTGTCCGCACAGGCCAGCTTGAGCACCGGGAAGATGTCGCAGAAGAAATACTCCACCACGTTGGACCCGCAGTAGGGCAGCGTGAAGGTCAGGCTGGTGAGGATGGTGGCGTGGAAGGAGCTGGCGATCCAGGTGCCGGCGGCCAGGAGGGCGCACACCCTCCAGTTCATGATGAGCAGGTAGCGCAGCGggtggcagatggccacgtaccGGTCGTAGGCCATGACAGTGCAGAGAAGGCACTCGGTGCAGCCCAGGAAGTGCCAGAAGAAGACCTGGGACATGCACACGCCCAGCGAGATGGTTCTACTCTGAGCCCAGAGGTTGGCCAGGAATTTAGGGGTGCTGATGGAAGAGAATCCAAGGTCTACGATGGAGAGATTGcagaggaagaagtacatgggggtgtgcagGCGGGAGTCAGTGAGGATGGCTGAGAAGATGATCAGGTTGCCCAGCAGGGTGCAGAGGTAGAAGGCTAAGAAGGTGACGAAGAGGATGGTCTGGAGGCCGTCGGTGTTGGGGATCCCTAAGAGGACGAAATGAGTCACCACAGTGTGGTTGACCCGCCCCATAAGGGACCCATTCCTGGGGTAGGGGAGAGAAATAATGCCAGTGAGTTACTGAAACAAACAGACCTGTCATCCTAGAGCTGCAATGGTCACCCTTTCTTCCAGTGCCCCCATGACTCACTGTCATTAGGAGTGGTGAATATTTCTATCATTGTAATGCCACTTGGGGTCAGGGCCTCCCTGGGCTGGCCCTGAACGTAGAGAGAGAAACTGTCTGCCTTGAAGGTCTTACAGTCCAGAAACAAACAGACAAGGGGGACgactattctattctattctattctattctattccagtttcttttcttctctcctgATCTATTCCAATTTCTTCAGTGCTATTCTATCTaggccctttccccacccttatCATCAATGgtggtttgttctctctctcctgcGCTCTGCAGAGGGATGGCCATATGTGCAGTGCAACactttgttttggtagggttttgttaTTATAAATACAGGGGCTGCTACATGTTTGTGTTAAGGAAGAGGACAAGGATGGGAAATACAAACAACTGAATGTTGTGAATAATTGCCCCAGCTTTTTTAATGATgtgaatggtgtgtgtgtgggggggggttattGGGGgttagagagagaaggaaaaggaaagaaggagaagGGGAATTGCCACatccagaggtgctggaacttggGAGGTTGGGGGTGGCTTCACCCCTTGGCTTGACGTGCATTCCATCATTTCCAGGGTTCACCATTTGGCTCAACAGCTCTCAGCACCCAACGTGGCCACAGTTTGTCATCTGGTCGGCCGTGATCAGCAGGCTGGGCTCTGTGGATAACCTGCCAGAGGGATTTTTAAGGTGATATTTTAAGGACAATAATGAAGTGTCTGTCTGTTTTTCCAGGGAGTTTTCCCCATGCAGGAGAGGCTGGGCTGAAGGGGAGATGCTGGCGGGTTGGGGCTGTaacacacagagagagggagataAAGGATAGCTacacaacagacagacagactggcaGGCAGGCACACAGAGAAGGATGGACAGACGGCTGGATTGATTTCTCTCTACAGAAAATATTGGGCTGACATCTTCCTCGGAGTGAGACAGAGACTGGCAGATTCAGAGAGAGGCGGAGACTGAGGGACAGAGCGAGAAGAACTTTACCAAAGCAGGAGTCTTACACTGGCTGCATTGGGAGGGACCGCTCCAGCTGCCTGGAATTCTTCCTTTCTGTCCACGGCCCTGACTCCTCTGTAGCACCATCCAGCTTTCTTATCCCAAACGGCCCATCGCCCAGGAGAGGTGCACAGCCTGGGCTCTTGGTATCCAGCCCGGAGACCTAATCCGCTCCGAAGCTAGCGAGGGCTGCCACAGCGTATCGCCCCACTCTGCGGCCAAGCCCCAcagctttctcacagcttccagcCTCCCTTACGGCTCTCCGCGGTCTTTAAATCCCCTTCAGGCCCATCGGGACCAGGGCCCTGAATCCCGCCAGGCTCCCAGACTGAGACCTAGGCAGAGTTGCCAGTAACGGAGATTCTGCATCATTTTCAATAACGCTCCTAGACCCCCGGGACCAGGTCCTCCGCCGGCATCAATAAGTGTAGCGCCATTGAACTAagagggccagatccccagctccaCCGGGGTCCGgattctgctcctgctccccGACCTGACTCCTGGGGAACGCCATCAGATTCCCTGGGGCTGTTTCCCCTCTCAGCCGCacgccctggtgtaaatcagagtaactccactggaatcAAAGGAGCTGTGTAGATttctaccagctgagaatctgaccccaaCATTGTCTGGGGCGAGGGGATGTTCATGCTCGTCTAGGCTCTCCTGCCGTGTGACACAAGTCAGAGAATCCCCCAGGGGTGTGAAATAGGAGGAACCTGGGCCAGACGTGCAGCTGGAGGCCTCTGAAGCCAACAGAGCTTTGGCCTTGGTTTGTGTCCCCCTCTGTTCCCCTGCCCCTTCGCTGTGTCTCTGTGCACAGGGATGTATTCGTGCCCTTGTGTGGTTATGtgtgagggtgaaattcaccgctGTGCAGACAGAGGGCAGCATACGTCCTGGGCACCACTTCTCCTCACTTTTCACAGTACAGCAGCCCTCCAACTCCAACAAGATCACGGTATTCGTGGGGGAATTTTGTGATACTGGGGAACAAAGCCGCATAGGAAGAGGGAGATGGCTGGGTGGGGACAGAGAGACACACGGGGACAGGAGGATGGGGTACAGGGACACACAGGGACAGAGGAGTGGATGGATGGGGGCAGAGAGACACATGGGGTCAGGGGAAGGGGGTACAGGGACACATACGGACAGGGGGTTGTTgaatgggggcacagagacacatgatGACAGAGAGAGGGAACAGGGACACATAGGGAGAGGGATAGGTAGGtgggtgggggcacagagccacacagggacagggggaggaggtgcagggccacatagggagggagagggtgtctgagtggggtggagggacaTATGTGGACAGGGGTTTCCAGGAtacatgggggtgcaggaacacataGGGACAGGGACAGAGGTACCTGACTGTATGTAAAGGCTAGGTGCCAGCGAGGGTCTGCATGCAGGAAGCTCCCTATCAATCCTTTCCCACCCCACAAAATAACCtgtccatacttttcccacccacacccaacagccccaagttcacacccaggcttcttcccagcaatttccttccctctccctcagctcctccattaccccgaCTCCCCACAGCCTTTGCACTacttctgaggggtgtgggaaatacggggctctattgtagtttaaatggattattactcagagttctgtattaatatgcctaggaaggaatctatttgtcaaaaaacatttttctgaattttttgttgtttgtattgttatggacatacttgctgacaggtatttttggAATGAAATGCCTCAAAATTATTGAAACtgatgtgattatattgtgttattttgacacaaAATGCATAATTtgatgcagaattttgcagaattttcaaatattgtgcacagtatttttaattttgtgttgcagaattttttattttttggcacagtattcccccaggagtaaggtTTGGACTTAAAGCAAGGACTCAACATCTTTGTTATGTACAAaggaattggagagggttcagagacgaCCCATAAAAATGACTTGAGGGCTGGAAAAATTTGCTTCACTGAGAGAGCTTTAAGGAGGTCAATCTTATCAGAAAGAAgatcaagaggtgacttgatgaCAATGtataacagggatcggcaacctttggcatgcggctcgccagggtaagcaccgtggctggccgggctggtttgtttacctgctgcatccgcaggtttggccaattgcagctcccactggccgcggttcgctgctccaggccaatgggggtggcgggaagtggcagccaccACATGCCTCATCCTGTGCCGCTTCCCACTGCCCCATTGgactggagcggtgaaccgtggccagtgggagccatgctcagctgaacctgtggatgtggcaggtaaacaaactggctcagccagccagggtgcttactctggcgagctgcgtgccaaaggttgccgatcccagGTGTATAAgaaccttcatggggagaaaagagCAGGTACTAATacctctttaatccagcagagaaagacACAACAAGAACTAATAACTGGAAGCTGAAGTCCAACAAACTCAAATTAGAAACAAGCCATGCGTTTTTTTAACAGGAAAGGTGATTAATTATTAACAGCAGcaaccaagggaagtggtggattctctgtctctgGAAGTCTTCGGATTGAGGtgggatgcctttctggaagatagcctctagtcaaacacaagttattggactcaCTACAGGAGTAACCATATGgaattctttggcctgtgttaccAGATGATCTTATGGtcctggccttaaaatccaggaatctatgaaaaaaatcacagcataGGCAAATATAGCTCTTACACTGAATTACTTTTCTGACAATTTACCAATAAATCAGTTAATTTGTTTATGGATTAAAATGGGTCCTTTTAATATTTAACACCTGGTGTTGGATCATTTCTTTGAGCTGAAGGATCTTAATAACAATAGCTCTGAGGTGTCAAACTGCCTTTATGGTTAAAATTCACTGAAATCTTGTGTATTGATTACAGTTGAAGACTTTAATTAGAATTAATGGTCATTCCCGCCCCACCTTTACTTTTCATAAGTGAAAATTTCTCCTTCAGAAGGGTCTGATGAACAACTTGCTACTACAGAGAAGTCCATGTAGAACTGGCACTTTCCTCTTCCAAGATGGCTGACATCTCCTGTTGTTCTCAATGAGACTCAGGAAATAACTCACCCAGTTTGGTGGTCATCTGTCTCCCATTGTTCTCACCAGGACTGAAGCCACAGGCTGCCCATAAAAGCCTTAAAAGTGGTGGCTTCTGGCTTCATTCATGCTGGAAACAAGGGGagggtggccattttgaaaaggGCAGCTCATCTAAGGGAAGCTGTGGTTTCACTCCCCTTGAGAACTAAGGAGGTGGGAGGCCATTTTGAAAGATGGAAGTTCTTTGTGAGTTTCTCTAAAGGAGACAATTTTATGTGCTGGCAGATAAACCTCCGGTTATGAAAAATAACCGCCAAAATTACCATTCACATGATTATATATATTTGCCAAAGCAACTGAGAGGGCAGGCAGAGGAAACTTAGATTGTGTGGGGACATGGGCAAGAGGGAAAGGAAACATTGTGTGTGTAGGCAGAGAAAAGAGGAATGCAAGAAGGAGTGGAACTGgtgtgggagtgcaggggaatgaGGCGTGCAGGAGAGAAGGAAGTAGTGTGTGCGTGTGACCACAGGgtgcaggaggaagaggaaacaTGTATATATGCACAGGGGAATGTGGGtcgcaggagggagggggaacaggtGTGTATTTGTGTAGGGAAATGTGGGGTGTTGTAGGGTGGGAGATACTGGTGGTGGTGTGGCGGGGGGAGTGTCACTgtgttgccggcccagagggcccgaggggggGCAACAGTGGGGTTTGTTGCctggtgtgcgtcgcactaattaacacaccagggtggagaagcaaaccaagtttatttgatcTCAAATAcggtgcaagggagaaatagccatctcaaatcctgcacacccacgCAGGCGGTCCCAGTATTTATaccccctttttttgtttttgtacttTTCCACTGTGGGGGCTACTTTCTCATGTATATAACCttgattacagcatctgctttccgcctatcttatctaATATTGGCTGCATCTAGTGCTAACGGGCCTTGCAGCTGCTAGGAGTCAGCACATAGCAcaggaggttacaaaagtttagtaaggctaacagaagCACTTAAcatggaagtactttggttcacataggcctAGAGCAAGAAGACTTCATCGACACTTGTGGTCTTCCATCCTCCCacgttacctagatttatgcctagtgacaccaacaactgcactactgagcccctgccctgctccttgcagCACAGCACCCTGTAGCAGTGCACTGGTGCATTGGGTTCAGCCCTGGCTGCTAGTGGACAGCTCCCTCTATTGATCACCTGCCCCACTTCCCTGCAGAACAGCGCCCCATGCATCATATTGGAGTATTGCAGTCAGTGCTGATCCAGAGAGGAGAGCCCTCCCTCATCTACACGCTGAGGAAGAAGGAGATGAAAGCTGCCCTCGAGAGACTGGGGGGCAGGAAACTGCCAGGGCCTGAGCCAAGGTTATCCTGCTGCCAGCAGGAGCTGCCTGAGAATTGGACAGGAGAGAGGGTCCTGGAGACAGAAGTCAGGACTCCCCTGttctgtcttcagggcaagaagctcacacggcttccaccttcctgggtctgaccttggagcattcagcatcctctgcccctctgtgc encodes:
- the LOC120381164 gene encoding putative olfactory receptor 10D4, which gives rise to MGRVNHTVVTHFVLLGIPNTDGLQTILFVTFLAFYLCTLLGNLIIFSAILTDSRLHTPMYFFLCNLSIVDLGFSSISTPKFLANLWAQSRTISLGVCMSQVFFWHFLGCTECLLCTVMAYDRYVAICHPLRYLLIMNWRVCALLAAGTWIASSFHATILTSLTFTLPYCGSNVVEYFFCDIFPVLKLACADTYVIKMVSFTNIGMVPTACFLLILASYIRIVYSVLKINSAEGRRKAVSACASHLAVVTLFFGPCALVYTQPQLSKVLVTPVQLFSNVVTPVLAPTLLVFSL